The nucleotide sequence GCGCGAGCTTCTATCTCTGGTGTTCAACCAAAATTACTTGTAGTAAAGAAGGGGACTGATTTTCATCCAGTAATTTATAAAGAAGCTTCTACTCACATTGCAAAATTATCAGGAGGTCAATATCCATTAATAGTTGAGAATGAATTTTTGACTATGAAAACAACCGAGATTCTTTTATTCAATGATCAAGTTGCCGAAGTCGAGATATCAGAACTTGAAGGTTTAGGGCAAACACTCTTCGTGAAAAGGTTTGACAGAAATGCAAATGGAGAGAAATTAGCTTTTGAAGAATTTACTCAGCTATTGAATATTGAATCTAGCGATAAATATGATGGTGGAACTTACCAGGGTATGGCTGACTATATGAATCAAAGTCGCCTCTGTACTAAGGCTGATGTGGAGAAATTACTGAGAAGAATTCTTGCCTGTATTTTACTGGGTAATACTGATGCACATTTGAAAAACTTTGCTATGTTCCGTGAAAAAGATGCCTTAAACCTTACTCCAATCTACGATATGGTTTTTGCGAACTATTATGATGGTGTTGATTACATGGCCTTGTCTCTCAGACCAAATGAAGACAAACCAAAAATGAAAGACCTTAAATCTAAACATCTTCAGATCTTGTCTGAGAGTTTTGGTTTCAGTGAGAGAGTGCTTTTGAATATAGTCAAGGATTTTGAGAAGCGTTTGGATTTGATTTATCAATTTATCGAAAGCGAAACGCAGATCAATTCGGGCTTAAGGAACAAATTTAAGGAGTATATAGAAAAAAGATGGAACGGATTATTCAGCAATATTGGTCAAAAGTAGTAACCAAGATTAAAGCCAAAAGAAAAGTAGAGAATATTACCCAGAAAGATCTTTCTGCAGTAACTGGAATAAGCTCCCAGACTATTTCAAGACTGGAACAGTCAGATGAGAATATTCAACTCTCTACTATACTTGGAATTTGTGATAGCTTGCGTTTACGGCTAGATATTCAAGAACCATATTCTTTTCGTTTGATGATTTTTAAAATACTTGTTGATGGTGTCAAACAAGATCCTTATTTTTTTTCTGCCATGCTACACAACTGTGATCCAGGACATCCGGTCTATGCATTTGGTTCCAAAGGAGATCAATACTCCTTCCCGCAAGATGATAATGAGAACAAAAATCCAGTTTTTCAATTCATGAAAAGTGTTTCAGAAAACATGCTAGAGTACGAGGAGCTTTGGGAAAAATATCCTCCAATAACAACTTGGCAAGAGTTTTGTGAGCTGATTTACACAAGTTATAAGAATAAATACCAGGAGAGGTTTCGAGTTTAATAAATGGCACCCCACAATGGATTGTTTCAGCGACTTTGAGCAAGA is from Cyanobacteriota bacterium and encodes:
- a CDS encoding type II toxin-antitoxin system HipA family toxin gives rise to the protein MADNSWAKVYFRNKESLAGILEQRPGGDYLFVYDEEFQKQGISISTRLPVSRREHLSQNVLHPFFDNLIAEGPLAKMQAKAIGAKETDRFKLLMAFGYDLIGAVTIVDPNPNYEIKIDTEDYFHELSLRARASISGVQPKLLVVKKGTDFHPVIYKEASTHIAKLSGGQYPLIVENEFLTMKTTEILLFNDQVAEVEISELEGLGQTLFVKRFDRNANGEKLAFEEFTQLLNIESSDKYDGGTYQGMADYMNQSRLCTKADVEKLLRRILACILLGNTDAHLKNFAMFREKDALNLTPIYDMVFANYYDGVDYMALSLRPNEDKPKMKDLKSKHLQILSESFGFSERVLLNIVKDFEKRLDLIYQFIESETQINSGLRNKFKEYIEKRWNGLFSNIGQK
- a CDS encoding helix-turn-helix transcriptional regulator, whose protein sequence is MERIIQQYWSKVVTKIKAKRKVENITQKDLSAVTGISSQTISRLEQSDENIQLSTILGICDSLRLRLDIQEPYSFRLMIFKILVDGVKQDPYFFSAMLHNCDPGHPVYAFGSKGDQYSFPQDDNENKNPVFQFMKSVSENMLEYEELWEKYPPITTWQEFCELIYTSYKNKYQERFRV